One window of the Fibrobacter sp. genome contains the following:
- a CDS encoding PfkB family carbohydrate kinase, whose protein sequence is MPQEILILGLNPAWQRLFFLDKFEVGEVHRISKVEEYASGKGINCGRVLQLLGGTPLLMHFLGDQHGSRIYDEISACGIQQAPVWIKEPTRICTTIVSGGESTELIEPSPVLTESENNDFIQTLNEYWSTTQCVALCGSFPKGFDVSQINTLDFAGKKIFVDAIKDIDVWLEKGVELLKINMQEYCTLLEDMGIPIVLSSPQFWKMSATAVLERLPINNLVITDKEGPVRAFRLVEKKFQGIELQPPTIQMKNDIGAGDSFFAGWLLADSMGLDFEQCLVKATSVAVARCEVERPWNLKLERVSELEAALADSIEKME, encoded by the coding sequence ATGCCTCAAGAAATCCTCATCCTCGGTCTTAATCCTGCCTGGCAGCGCTTGTTCTTCCTGGACAAGTTCGAAGTGGGCGAGGTCCATCGTATTTCCAAGGTTGAGGAATACGCTTCGGGCAAGGGCATCAACTGTGGCCGTGTGCTGCAGCTCCTTGGCGGAACTCCGCTCCTGATGCATTTCCTGGGCGACCAGCATGGTTCCCGTATCTATGACGAAATCTCGGCCTGTGGCATTCAGCAGGCTCCTGTCTGGATTAAGGAACCGACCCGCATTTGTACGACTATCGTAAGCGGTGGAGAATCCACCGAGCTTATCGAACCGTCTCCCGTTCTTACGGAATCTGAGAACAACGATTTCATTCAGACTTTGAACGAGTATTGGAGCACGACGCAGTGTGTCGCCCTTTGTGGTTCGTTCCCCAAGGGCTTTGACGTGAGCCAGATAAATACTCTGGACTTTGCCGGCAAGAAGATTTTCGTTGACGCAATCAAGGATATCGACGTGTGGCTGGAGAAGGGTGTCGAACTCCTGAAAATCAACATGCAGGAATATTGCACTCTTCTTGAAGACATGGGCATCCCTATCGTTCTTTCTAGCCCCCAGTTCTGGAAGATGTCTGCCACGGCGGTTCTTGAACGACTTCCTATCAACAACCTGGTGATTACCGATAAGGAAGGTCCGGTTCGCGCCTTCCGTCTGGTAGAAAAGAAGTTTCAAGGAATTGAGCTTCAGCCGCCAACCATCCAGATGAAAAACGATATTGGCGCCGGTGATTCCTTCTTTGCCGGTTGGCTCCTTGCCGATAGCATGGGTCTTGATTTTGAACAGTGCCTGGTTAAGGCAACCTCTGTCGCCGTCGCACGCTGTGAAGTGGAACG